A single region of the Blastopirellula marina genome encodes:
- a CDS encoding DUF1501 domain-containing protein translates to MLQGISRRLFGMSLAAASSSAMLGGSWLRSLSASETATNAKVKRVILLWLHGGPATIDLWDLKKQHENGGPFQEIATRSAGLKISEHFPQLANWAQHCAVVRSMTSREGDHSRAVHLARTGYIPQAGIDFPDLGALVAQEQSLPEATLPGFISIAPPQRPAIASRGFLDTAASPLVVGEMAKSIDDLVVRDLEQRLSSDLSRRVDLLSRMNDQFLQQGDDRQVMEFASATQRALRMMHPDVVAAFDLTNESDSVRDRYGRTIFGQGCLLARRLAERDVPFVEVSLGGWDTHYDNFGRVAGLSSQLDSGFASLIQDLSERGMLDETLILCQGEFGRTPKINPNSGRDHWPKAWAVMMAGGPNCHGQVVGSTCRDGTVVESKPYQVPDLIATVCANMGIDPMKQNDSNVNRPIRIADPTASVIEELVG, encoded by the coding sequence GTGCTGCAAGGAATTAGCCGACGCTTGTTCGGAATGTCGCTGGCCGCTGCTTCATCTTCCGCGATGCTAGGAGGAAGTTGGCTGCGAAGCTTGTCCGCTTCGGAAACAGCGACCAATGCGAAAGTGAAACGCGTGATTCTGCTGTGGCTTCACGGCGGGCCGGCAACGATCGACCTGTGGGATCTGAAGAAGCAGCACGAAAACGGCGGTCCGTTTCAAGAGATCGCCACCAGGTCTGCAGGCCTGAAAATATCGGAGCACTTTCCCCAACTGGCGAATTGGGCGCAGCACTGCGCAGTCGTGCGTTCGATGACATCGCGCGAAGGAGACCATAGCCGCGCGGTGCATCTTGCCCGCACCGGTTACATTCCCCAGGCAGGCATCGATTTTCCCGATCTGGGGGCGCTGGTGGCCCAGGAGCAATCGCTTCCCGAGGCAACGCTCCCGGGCTTCATCAGCATCGCCCCACCGCAGCGCCCGGCGATTGCCAGTCGAGGGTTTCTCGATACGGCAGCGTCGCCGCTGGTCGTAGGCGAGATGGCGAAAAGTATCGATGATTTGGTTGTGCGCGATTTAGAGCAGCGGTTGTCCAGCGATCTTTCGCGTCGTGTTGATTTACTGAGCCGGATGAACGACCAGTTTCTGCAACAGGGGGACGATCGCCAGGTGATGGAGTTTGCCTCGGCAACGCAGCGCGCCTTGCGCATGATGCACCCAGACGTGGTCGCGGCGTTTGATCTCACGAACGAATCGGACTCGGTGCGCGATCGATATGGGCGTACGATTTTCGGACAAGGCTGTTTGCTGGCTCGACGTCTGGCTGAACGCGACGTGCCGTTCGTCGAGGTTTCGCTTGGAGGCTGGGATACGCATTACGATAACTTCGGGCGGGTAGCAGGCCTTTCCTCGCAACTCGACAGTGGTTTTGCTTCGCTGATTCAAGACCTGAGCGAGCGCGGAATGCTGGACGAGACCCTCATTCTTTGCCAAGGCGAATTCGGCCGCACGCCGAAGATCAACCCCAACTCTGGCCGCGATCACTGGCCCAAGGCCTGGGCGGTGATGATGGCCGGCGGGCCGAACTGCCACGGCCAGGTCGTCGGCAGCACCTGTCGCGATGGAACGGTGGTCGAAAGCAAGCCGTATCAGGTGCCAGATTTGATTGCGACCGTTTGTGCGAACATGGGGATCGACCCGATGAAGCAGAACGATTCCAACGTCAATCGG